tttagttctgttgttcaggagtttggcatgttccgcagtacaacagaccattccgttttctatcatcataactctttggggcagtgtatttatctggtagtttatgtggacgatattgtcattacaggcagtgatcagaatggtattcagaaactaaaacaataccttttcacccactttcagactaaagacttaGGGAAACTCAAatatttcttagggattgagatagcttaatccagttccggtgtggttctttcccaaaggaagtatgctttagacatcttggaagaaaccggtatgttagactgtaaatcggtagacactcctatggatccaaatgtcaaacttgtaccaggacagggggagcctttaggagatcctgggagtatcggcgacttgtaggtaaactgaactacctcaccattactcgtccagacatttcttttcctgtaagtgttgttagtcaattcctaccgtcaccatgtgatagccattgggatgctgtaatccgcattcttcgatatatcaaaagcacactaggccaaggtgtgttgtacgagaacagaggtcatacccaggttgttggttacacagatgcagattgggctggcttaCCCatagatagacgttccacttccgggtattgtgtttttattggaggtaacctaatatcctgAAAGattaagaaacaagatgtagtggccagatctagtgctgaaaccgagtatcgagctatggctctggcaacatgtgaactcatatggctgaaacatcttcttcgggagttgatatttggaaaggatgaacagatgaaactcatttgtgacaaccaagccgctttgcatattgcatccaatccagtcttccatgaaaggaccaaacacattgaagttgactgtcacttcattagagagaatatcgcatcaggatgtgtggcgactagttttgtcaattcaaattatcaactagcagatatttttactaaatctctcagaggtcctagaattaaatacatttgtaacaagcttagtgcatataacatatatgctccagcttgagtccagcttgagggggagtgttagatagtgtacagttatttaggttatttacttttccttttccttttcttttcttattgtattgtgggtctcactaacatgtatatatatacccaagtccaatgtgtattattaacagttttttcaataacaataattaaggattctcccttttctctcttttcacatatATTACCCATCTTGTTTTGATCCAGATTCAGTACTTGCAGTAGCTTGGAAGATTAAAAACTACTCAATGAAGTTCCCATGAAGGTAATATGATTAAGCCCCTTGGGGTTCTGTATCAATTTGTTGCCACTAGTTTGTCAAAAAATATCAATTGATGGAAAAAGGACTcttttttgaagattatttataattgatatttaaaaaggaaaagaaaaaaaaaaaagtgtagaGGCCATTGATGTCTCTTGTGCTTCTTAGGGCCAGTATTATTGctgtataattattttcctGATGAGATTTCCCATTCAGCCTGTTTGAACACTGAAGTTTTGTGCCTAAAATATGATagtgatgaattttttttccttattttctagTGTTTTTCTCATCCATCTTCTTCCCAGGCCCCTAATGTTAATAAAGGGTAACCCATTTTTTTAATGGCCTGATCCTTCTTGAAAAATCCAaaactgaaacaaaaacaaaatacaaaaaggATGGACATCACAGTGGCCATGTGTGACAGAGAAGGTGGTGGTGAATGTGAGGAAGAAGATGAGTGAAAAATGAGAACCCTCATGGAGAAAATGAACATTAGTGGGAATCATTGAAGATTAGGGTTTGTGCGCCATGTGGAAATGAGGAAGAAGAAAGCCTTTTAACTTATCAAAATGaattaagtttaatttaaaGCCAATTGGGATTAGTTTATGACCGATTGAAGTTAATTAGAATTAAGTTGTaagtatattaaaaatgaattctcTGAGCGCATAAATTGACAGTATCTTCACCCTCTTTCGGTATTGAATATATATTAGCCATCATGTTTTGATCCATATTGAGTACTTGAAGTAAATTGGAAGATTAAAAATTACCCTATGAAGTTCAGATGAAGGCAGTATGATTAAGCCCCTTGGTGTTCTGTATCGATTTGTTGCCACTAGTTTGTCCAAAAATATCAATAGATAGAAAACGGACCTAATTTTAAAGgctatttataattaatacataaaacaggaaaaaaagaaaattagtgTAGAGGCTATTGATATTTCTTGTGCTTTCTAGGGCCAGTAATATTGCtgtattattattttccctttttatataTCCCATTTAGCCTGTTTGAGCTTGAGTTTCATGTATAACAATATCCATGGTGATAATGATGAAGTGTTTTTCTTAGCTATCTTCTTCTCATGTCCCTAATGTGGTAAAGGCTGTAATTTAATAAGGGATGATCCTTTGCTTTTTTAATGACCTGATCcttgaaaaatccaaaacaaaaataaatgaaaatgaaaaccaCAGAGGAGAAAATGAACATGagtgagaatcattagagattAGGGTTTGTGCATATGTGGAAATGAGGAAGAAGTCTAATTTTGAGTCAATTGGGATAATAAGTTGATGACTAattaaagttttttagaattaatatgtaaatagaataaaaattacttttcgCGTATTCTGAGCCCCTTGTTTTGTCCTCTTCTCTGGTTGCTTAGCAACTAAGCAAACCCAACTTTTGCAGTGAAAGTAGTCCACTTGAGTGTTCACAACTTTACACTTCACCCATTGAAGTTAAAATACCAGTAAGAATTGATGATGAGATGTGCCAAAGTTAACCTAGCTTGAGGCCTTCTCAGTATGCCATTGGTTCCAAGCTTAGAGTCCTGTGACTTTTTCTGTTGCATCCAACCATCTGTGACCACATCATCAACCTCACCTAGGCCCTCCCGCAAATAATACTGAAATAATCGGTTCTAGAAAGTCCCCAAAGGAACCTAGGCAAGCAAGTCGAAAAGTCACCCAAGTCAAGTCAAGCATTGATACTGTACTGGAAAAGAGATTGGGAACCCGCCATGAAACATCCTCTTCATCCTAAATATCAAGATTACCCTTGTAGATCAAGTGCGAGCCACCCCACCCATTCCCTCTCTGCTCTCAAAAGAGATTCTAGATTGCTTGAATGCTCCTCTACTTAGTCCCCCACGCTCACATTCAACTTCAGCAACCTCAGATCtgagaggaaaaaagaaagtgtAGGCTGGAAGTGTAGTGTGTGATACTGTGATTGGCAATGGAGAAAGAGGGAGTTCCTGCAAAAGGGGGCATTTTAGCGAGTATTTCGAATAAGAAAGCCAAAGTGAATTCACTCTTCAAATCTTTCTCTGAGTCCATCACTGGAGCGGTTTGGGGGCTCAAGTCGTTTGTAACCTCTCGCAGTGAAAAACCTGGGGAAGTGCATTCAGGGGTCAACACCCAGGTAGACAACTCCTCAGAAAAGAAAGTGGTGGTTCAGGTGGCTGTTGAGGAGGGAGAGAAAGTGATTGTTCCGGTGGCTCCAGAGGAGGGAGAGAAAGTGGTGGGTCAGGTGGCTACTGAGGAAGTTCAGGTGGCTCCTGAGCAGGAGGAGAAAGTGGTGGTTCGGGTGGCTCCAGAGGAGGGAGAGAAAGTGGTGGGTCAGGTGGCTCCTGAGGGCGAGAGAGTGATGGTTCAGGTGGCCCCTAAGGAGGGAGAGAAAGGGGTGGTTCTGGCGGCTCCTGAGGTGGGAGAGAGAGTGGTGGTTCTGATGGCTCTTGAGGAAGGAGAGAAAATGGTGGTTCTGGTGACTCCTGAGGGAGAGAAAGTGATGATTCAGGTGGCTCCTAAGGAGGGAGAGAGAGTGATGGTTCAGGTGGCCCCTAAGGAGGGAGAGAAAGGGGTGGTTCTGGCAGCTCCTGAGGTGGGAGAGAGAGTGGTGGTTCCAATGGCTCTTGAGGAGGGAGAGAAAATGGTGGTTCTGGTGGCTCCTGAGGGAGAGAAAGTGATGATTCAGGTGGCTCCTAACGAGGGAGAGAAAGGGGTGGTTCTGCTGGCTGCTGGGGGAGAGAAGGTGGTGGTTATGGCAGCTCCTGAGGTGGGAGAGAGAGTGGTGGTTCCGATGGCTCTTGAGGAGGGAGAGAAAATGGTGGTTCCGGTGGCTCCTGAGGGAGAGAAATTGATGATTCAGGTGGCTCCTAAGGAgggaaagaaagtgatgattcAGGTGGCTCCTGAGGAGGGAGGGAAAGTGAGGGTTCTGGTGGCTCCTCAGGAGGGAGAGAAAGTGGTGGTTCTGGTGGCTGCTGAGGAGGGAGAGAAGATGGTGGTTCTGGTGGCTCCTGAGGAGGGAGGCAGAGTGGTGGTTTCGATGGCTCTTGTGAAGGGAGAGAAAGTGGTGGTTCCGGTGGCTCAGGTGGCTCCTGTACCAGCAAAAGAGAGCATTTTGGTGCGTGTGTGGAAAAAGATGGATGAGGCTTCCACTTGGGCGAAAGCCAAAGTGAAGTCCGCCTTGAAGCTCTTCTCTGAGTTGATTACTAATACTGTTCTGCGGCTCAGGTCGTTTGTCACCTCTTGCCCTGAAAAACTCAGGGAAGTGCTTCCAGGGATCAACACCCAGATAGACAACTTGTCTGAAAAGAAATTGGTGGAGGTTCGGGGGGTTCCTGAAGAGGGTTCCCTTCCGCATGAGATGAAGATGCTGGTTCAGAAGGTGAGGAAGCTGGTGGAGCAATGGTTCGGGCCTGACAGCAGCCCTGAAATGAAGCATGTAGGCTTCAAATTGAGATGGTCTCTTGATTTGGTTCAGGGGTTGATTGAGTTGTGTGAGTATCTTAAGCAGCCTGCGGTCCTCATAtggtttcttcttcttaatGGATATAGGATGTACCGCGGTAGCAACAGAGCAGGTGGAGTTGAGATAGTTTCAGTGCATGAAGGTAGAGCTTCCATGGCCTTTGGTACTCTTGCAACTCTCGTTTTATCTCCTTTGAGGTCAGAGTGTGGTTAGGTTTTGGAGTTTGGGGCCAAAACCTCATggcaaaacaaatatcaagcaCCCTCTTTTAACAAAATAGCCCTCTTGTTTGCCTTAAGGAGTGGCTACAATAAATgttattcaaaaaagaaaagaggagatTTGGCTCAAAATGAGAGGTTTTCTGGGTTTGTGCGAAGTTCAGCTTTTGTTAGTATGTGTGAAGCTGTCTTGTTGATGGGTATTTTTGCAGCTACGTCTTCCCTCAGATGGGATTTTGCACTGTAAAATTGTGAAATCATTCTACTGTCTTTTCAATGTACAGAGTTGTGTTCCTATTGCCATTTAAAATAACTTGAGATCAAATTGAAGATAAATTTGGAACTCATAGGGGAAAAGAAAGGTAAGATTTAGCCATTAGTTTGGCAAATTTTGGAGAAATTTCAACACAAACAGGACCTAGGATGGGATCTACCAacggtgtttgttttttgtttttttttacttaattctaaataaaacttaaaactaaataatatttaatagtattaagtagtatattatttatttttgtaatattttatttttattacgtgttaaaatatatatatatatatatatatatatatatatatatatatatatatatatatatatatatatgatcaatatattattttttttatttaataaaaaatttataataaattaaaaataaaaaacaaaaaatttagagttgaaaagcaaattatttgataataataaagttttttattttataaaaataaaatatcaaataagcaaataaattgTTGATcaattaattgattttcaatattatttataaattttttaatatgaaaccCTAAAATCATACTTCATTTTTTAGCTTCTTAAAAAACTTCTTTACTTcactcttatatatatatatatatatatatatatatatatatatatatatatatatatatatatatatatattttgttgtcTATCCTAACTTTAGGCATTTTACattaaaacaatataattttGGCTATTTATATGTTCTATTTTTGTAGATTTAActgtataattttaaaaattttcctttatttatttattattattttttttttactttgttgccttttgatttttaatttactaaaaaatatttttaaaaaacaactacTATGTAGTTGTGGATatacatatttaacaaaaaaaatgaatttttaagtatgttgaaaagtaattttaataacatatttaattattttatatttaatattgatTGACGAAGCcatgataaaaacaaaatttattaaccCATTAATATTGTCAATTTTATTGAATAGCAGAGATTTaactttgaaataaaatttaagtatttaaaTACATTCACATTTCAGTAACCATATACTAGCTCTAGGATTATCACACATTCACACCCATACAAAACCTAATTATGATGTAAATTAACTAGATGAACCTATAAAGCCTTTTCaacttctcaaatttaattattgCTTACATTGCTGTGTTTTTGGGGAAAATCCGGTATCAAGTGTATTTTTTGAAagtattataagtaattttttaaaattataaactttGTCAAATGATTTATCCTTAttagataattgttttttaaaacagtttttcattctttagaacaaaataaatagaaaaatatggttGATaaccataaaatagaaaacGGTTTCCtattgagaaaaacaaaaaacacgatatttttaaagaaaaacttttaattgtttttaattgtatttacttgttttcttagaattgtttttaaaaaataattatataaatatgaagaatgaataaaaataaaatattacatagaaaaaatatttttaaaacatatctaaaaatagaaaaaaataaggttaaaatcattttaaattttcaaacaaactttaattttataaaacattagagaatgatttttgaaaaaatgttttaagaaactgttttttaaaattattttctaaaataatttttaaaccgatttcttattttattttattttaattttttttttttaaaatcattatgaaATGGACTCTTAGTTTAATTTATAGCTAATTAGGATTGGTTTACGATTAATTGAAGTgaattaaaatgatttataactagattaaaaattaattttctctcAGGCATGAACTAACAGCATCTTCatctttttttgcttttgttttgtaCTCTGGTGGCTTGGCAACCAAGCAACCTTACTTTTGCTGTGAAGTGGTCCATGTGAATGAGTGTTCATCATATACAAGTACATTTTTTGTCCCTACTTTTGCTGTGAAGTGGCCCATGTGAGTGAGTGTTCATCATATACAGATGCTGCCTACTCGGATGCCATTGGCTTAGAGACCTGTGAGTTTTCCTGCTTCATCCAATCCTCTGTCAACACATGATCAAGCTCTCCAAATAGTAGGTTCTAGAACTCCCCAGAATGAACCTAGTAAAGCCAGTGAAACCAAACACCCAAGTCAAGTCCAGTCAAGCTCTTTATTCTGTACTGGAGAGGAATTCGGAACCACCCAAGAAATATCATCTCCCATCCTAAATATCAAGATTACCCTTGTAGATCAAGTGTGTGCCACCCCACCCACTTCCCTCCCTGCTCTCAGAAGAAGATTCTAGATTGCTTCAGTGCCTCTTTACTTAATCCCTCTCACTCACATTCAACTTCACCAAGCTCAGATctgagaggaaaaacagagtgaagggTAGAAGTGTAGTGTGTGTGTCTGATTAGCAATGgcgggagggggagggggagagggagagggaggcCCAGCAAAAGAGAGCATTTTTGTGAGTGTTTCGAACAAGATAGATGAAGCTTACAATTGGGTGAAAGCCAAACTGAATTCACTCTTCAAGCTCTTCTCTGAGTCCATCACTGAAGCTCTTCTGGGGCTCAGATCTTTTGTCACATCTTGCTGTGAAAAACTCAGGGAAGTGCTTTCAGGGATCAACACCCAGCTGGACAACTTGTCTGGGAAGAAAATGGTGGTTGGGATGGTTCCTGAGGAGAGTTGTCTTCAGGGTGAGATGAAGATGCTGGTTCAGAAGATGAGGGCGTCGGTGGAACAATGGTCGGGGGTTGGGAACAGCCCTGAAATGAAGGCTGCACACCTGACATCGAATTGGTTTCTTGATTTGGTTGAAGGGTTCATTGAGTTGTTGGAGTATGCCTACAAGCAGCCTTTGACCCTCATACCTGTTCTTCTTGAAGGCTATTTTATATACCGAAGCAGTTACAAGAAGGCTGGTGGagtgaggagagctatgaggggTCAAGGGAAAGCTGCCATGACCATTTTTACTCTAATAAATTTGATTGTATCATCAACTATCCTCTTCTAGTTTAGGGTGAGGTTTATGTAGGGTTCATGTGAAGCTGAGCTTTTGTTAGGATGTCTGAAGTTGTCCCTTCCTGTGTTGTGTCATGTGTGTTGATGACTGTAAAAATTACtactatattataataaattgtaaTACATCTCTGATGTCTTTTCATATTGATCTGGATGGACTGAGTTGTGTTCTTATTGCCATTTGTGTCTCAAGTGGCTTGTTGAGTTGAGATCAAATTGGTGATCAATTTGGGTTGAGGAATGGGGATCTCACATggtaatgaaaagaaaaagttgggggggggggggggggggggggggggggagggggaaaGTGAAAAACTTAacttaaaagctttactttcaaTCATTTTGCATATTGGtaccattattttttaaaatattttctaaaaaaataagtgaaatcaattgaaaataattaaaatatgttaaaaaaaaaaaatcacatttctGTAATAATTTTCGAAAATGATTGATAATCAGAtgtgttttcatatttttttgctTCTTAAAAATACAAAAGTATTCTAAAATTagttgcattttttattttttatcctaaATGATTTGAAGCTATAGGGTTAAATATTGAACAAGCTCGAACTTAAGACCTCGGTTTATTGTTGAAGGGCACTACTACTGAGTTAGATTCCAAAACCAATATAAGGCTCTTCGAATTCTAAATTCCACCCTTTtgatgttttcattttctttttaacccTTGATCAATCTTCAATGATCTTAATTAAAAGTGCCAAAATCGaaaacctaaaccctaataAACTAATGGGCCTAATTTGAACTCATGAATAATGACATGATAATAACACAACCAACACAATTTAGAATCGTTATAAATTGTAACTTTAATCTCTATTTATTCCATTGTATACAAAGTCTAGAATCGTTACACAAAACCTAATCCAATTATGTATGACCAATCACAATTTACCTCATGGACCTCCAAAACATATTGGATTTTTGTGGTGTTAAAGATGAACCCCACATTGTACCATAAGATGAACCCAATGGGAGGATTAGCTTCATCACACTCACTGCATACTTGTGCTCACTATGCATTATCAATAGTGTAACTAGCTAAATTCACGACAATTTGATTCGATGAGATTATTACTTTTCAGATTGTTTTTCTTGTCTCTCAAAAACTTTGGACTTTAGTgtctaatagaaaattattttttaaaacaattttccatatatctttaaagacaaaaaaaaaaaaaaaaaaaattctaaattaaaataCACAACAATCAAACTTTAATTGAAACtcggattttattttttttaagttcttaGGTATATTGCATAGAATATTccaagaaataattgaaaatatagaaaatacttCAAGAACTTTTACATTATACATAAGTAGATAATTCCTTGTTTGAgaactattttattaaatattgtttttcgAAAATATAACGAAATAGACCCTTAGTATTAAACAATTGTGAGTTTAATACTATTATTCAAGCACATATTCTTGTTAATGGAATAGATATAAAATTAGACATGTACATATACCTTGAACATCATGCATGTTAATATGGAACGGTTGTTCTTTATATATCCAAGTCATGTTAATAACTACGTCAAGAGGAATGCATATATTAGAATTCGCACATTTAATCAAGTTTGATTTCAATCAAATTAGGATTAGTTAAATAGTTTAGagattaattataattaattagaattaatttattagtaaggtaaaaattaattttgatctagcatgttgaatatttttcattctttttctataATTGCCCCTCAACCAAACAACCATACTTTTGAAGTAGGTCATCCCAGTGTCAAACTAAAGTTATTGAAGTCACACTAGACTATACCTTGTTGGGCCAATCAAACCATCAAAATTTCTCTAATATTGAgtaactttttataatttttgtttttctttcttcactatttttaagaattattacaTACTTGAAACTTCTTATCTTTTAGGACATTAAGTTTTAATACcacatctttttatttttatttatttatttattattttttaaagtcttTCTATCTTTACaattaataactattttttcatttcttgtaGACTCTTAAGTTTCTAGGTACTAACTTTTTTTCACatccattatttttaaatttataaatcataCATGTATAGGTACCGTATGGTAGAAACATAATactctttataaattaataaattattcatttattaataaatcaataaccactctaagaaaataatttccctCAATCCCAAgagtattaatattttatgggGGTTTTaccatatatatttataatgaaGTTTAGCTTTTGCATGCTTTTatgacaaaaaatattaaaataataaaatgataaaatataaagccagaaaaatatgaattaaataaataatgaacttttgtttcattcttaatatatgatatatcttctttataattaaatatataattttattatttaataaaataaaaaatattaatacatttacaTTTCATCTTTGTTATGATTTAATATAGTAatattaaagatattttaagttttttaattatatatattaaactttctataattatttttaatcttaataatatataaattatatattcatGATGTTATATTATCATCACGGTTCGTTCACAGTTCCATCGATCCATCCATTGAATTGTGACTTTGtaactttttcaattcaattgtCATCATAGTTCCGAAAAcattaattcaaactcatcaagttattaacaattttttcaattcaataatCGATTTGGTTTTCAAACATTGGCTCAAACTAAGGGTGACAATTCGTGCTAACGGGTCATGTTTGTATCATGTCAAAGTTTAAGCATTAATTCTACAATGTAGGTCAACTCAAGCAAGGTAAGAATAATATttgagttaaaaatataaactcaaatacaacttaattattaaacatataaCAAACCATGTAACCAATTTAACAATAAGGCTCTCATATTTAGTAATGTGGTTGAATTAAGTCTTGTATAAGTCTATATGATTAATATTTCGATCCGTCATACTTATCATTCGAttgacctatttatttaaaacaaatttaaaatgaatcatATATATAAGTTAAACATATTAGAATTATATTAGATTAATCaacatgattattaaatatatcaattcaAGTTAAATTTGCATTATTCATGTTGGCCTAAAATTAACCTATCTATTAAACAAGTTATACCGTTCGAATTTGACCCAATCATGATTATACATAATTATAATCCATGAAAAATGTGTTAAATTTGAATCATGTTGATGAATCGTATCAAGCTTTGTTACCCTTAATTCAAACTCATTAAATTAAAAGTTCAACTAAAGTATTGATAGGTATC
This region of Vitis vinifera cultivar Pinot Noir 40024 chromosome 5, ASM3070453v1 genomic DNA includes:
- the LOC132253856 gene encoding uncharacterized protein LOC132253856, producing the protein MEKEGVPAKGGILASISNKKAKVNSLFKSFSESITGAVWGLKSFVTSRSEKPGEVHSGVNTQVDNSSEKKVVVQVAVEEGEKVIVPVAPEEGEKVVGQVATEEVQVAPEQEEKVVVRVAPEGERVMVQVAPKEGEKGVVLAAPEVGERVVVLMALEEGEKMVVLVTPEGEKVMIQVAPKEGERVMVQVAPKEGEKGVVLAAPEVGERVVVPMALEEGEKMVVLVAPEGEKVMIQVAPNEGEKGVVLLAAGGEKVVVMAAPEVGERVVVPMALEEGEKMVVPVAPEGEKLMIQVAPKEGKKVMIQVAPEEGGKVRVLVAPQEGEKVVVLVAAEEGEKMVVLVAPEEGGRVVVSMALVKGEKVVVPVAQVAPVPAKESILVRVWKKMDEASTWAKAKVKSALKLFSELITNTVLRLRSFVTSCPEKLREVLPGINTQIDNLSEKKLVEVRGVPEEGSLPHEMKMLVQKVRKLVEQWFGPDSSPEMKHVGFKLRWSLDLVQGLIELCEYLKQPAVLIWFLLLNGYRMYRGSNRAGGVEIVSVHEGRASMAFGTLATLVLSPLRSECG